CGGTCGCCCAGGTCCTGTGCTGCGGCCAGACCGAGGCCGAGATCGAGCGCAGGGCGGCCCGGATCGGCCGCGAGGTCGGCGAGCTGCGCGAGAACGGCGCCGCCGGCACCCCCGACGAGGTGCTCGAGCGACTCCGCGTCTACGCCGACGCCGGTGCCGAACGGGTCTACCTGCAGGTGCTCGACCTCGACGACCTCGACCACCTGGCCCTCGTCGGTCGCGACGTGCTGCCCCAGGTCGCCGACTGGTAGCCCGCCCGCCGCCCGCCCCGGTTCAGGGCGAGCGGCGGATCAGGTCCCAGCGCTCGATCCGGGTCGCCAGCCCGGGTTCGAGCGGCGGCTCGCCCTCGACGGGCACATAGACCAACCGATCGTGGAGCCGGTCGAGGCGGCCCTGCCACAGCTCGACCTCGTGGGGCACCACCCGAAGCCCGCCCCACTGCGGCGGGCGGGGAACATCGAGCCCCGCGTACCGTTCGTGGACCTCGGCCAGCTGGTGCTCGAGCTGGGCCCGGTCGGCGATGGGCTGGCTCTGGGCCGATGCCCACGCCCCCAGCTGGGCGCCGCGGGGACGGGTGGCGAAGTAGGCGTCGGACTCGGCCGGGTCGACCTGTTCGACCAGTCCCTCGATGCGGACCTGGCGGGACAGCTCGACCCAGGTGATGGTGAGCGCCGCCCACGGGTTGGTCAGCGCCTCCCGTCCCTTTCGGCTGTCGTAGTTGGTGTAGATCACGAACCCACCGCCGGTGAGCCCCTTCAACAGCACCGTCCGCGCCGACGGTTGCCCGTGGGTGCTGGCGGTGGCGAACACCGCGGCGGTGGGTTCGGCGGTGCCCGACGCATACGCGTCCTCGAGCCAGCGGTCGACCTGCACCAGCGGATCGGGGTCGAGGTCGTCGACGTCGATGCCTTCGGTCTCGTACTCGCGGCGTTGAGTGGTCAGATCCATGGCCTACAGGTAGCCGTTCTCCTCGAGCCACTCGGCGGCCACCTCGTCGGCGTCGCGCAGCTCGATCTCGAACTGGCGGTTCAGCTCGGTGAGCTGCGCGGTGTCGAGGTCGGCCGACACCGAGTTCACCAGCGTGGCCATGTCGTCGCCGTAGGTGTCGACCAGCTCCTCGGTCAGCACCGGGATGATGTTGTCGGCGTTGATCAGACCCTCGTCGTCCTCGAGGACGACCCAGCCCTCCTCGGCGATCTGGGGGTTGGTCGAGAACAGGATGGCCACGTCGATCTCGCCGCCCGCGAGTGCCTCCACGGTGAGCGGACCGCCACCGTCGAGGGACACGAACCCGTCCTCGAGGTCGACGCCGTAGACGTCGCGCAGACCGGGGATGCAGAACGGGTTCTCGGGGCAGTCCGGGGGACCGCCGAGGACCAGATCCTCGGTGAGGTCGCTGACCGACGACAGATCGTGCTCCTCCGCGGTCTCCTGGGTGACCACGAACGAGTTGGAGTCGACCGCCGGTGACGCCTCGAGCGCGACGAGGCCCTCATCCTCGAGGTAGCCGCGCAACAGCTCTGCGGTCTCCTCGACGTCGCTGGTCGCCTCGCCCGCCCCCTCGTTGAGGAACTCGAGCGCCGACGCCGCGTACTCGGCGGTGAAGTTGATGTCACCGCTCTCGAACGATGCGAACACGATCTCGCGGAAGCCACCCAACGCCTGGTAGTCGACGGGGTAGCCCGCCGCATCCAGGGCCTGGCCGTAGACCTGGGCGAGGACCTCGCTCTCGGCGAAGTCCTGGGCGCCGAGCACGATCGTGGGCCCGTCGGGTACCTCGACGTCGTCGGCCGGACCCGCGTCGCCGTCGTCGTTGCCGCAGGCCGCCGCCACCAGGGCGAGCAGCCCGAGGAGCGCGATCAGCAGCCTCCAGGTTCTGTGGGTGGTGCGCATGTGTTGCCTT
The sequence above is drawn from the Acidimicrobiales bacterium genome and encodes:
- a CDS encoding ABC transporter substrate-binding protein, with amino-acid sequence MRTTHRTWRLLIALLGLLALVAAACGNDDGDAGPADDVEVPDGPTIVLGAQDFAESEVLAQVYGQALDAAGYPVDYQALGGFREIVFASFESGDINFTAEYAASALEFLNEGAGEATSDVEETAELLRGYLEDEGLVALEASPAVDSNSFVVTQETAEEHDLSSVSDLTEDLVLGGPPDCPENPFCIPGLRDVYGVDLEDGFVSLDGGGPLTVEALAGGEIDVAILFSTNPQIAEEGWVVLEDDEGLINADNIIPVLTEELVDTYGDDMATLVNSVSADLDTAQLTELNRQFEIELRDADEVAAEWLEENGYL
- the pdxH gene encoding pyridoxamine 5'-phosphate oxidase, which codes for MDLTTQRREYETEGIDVDDLDPDPLVQVDRWLEDAYASGTAEPTAAVFATASTHGQPSARTVLLKGLTGGGFVIYTNYDSRKGREALTNPWAALTITWVELSRQVRIEGLVEQVDPAESDAYFATRPRGAQLGAWASAQSQPIADRAQLEHQLAEVHERYAGLDVPRPPQWGGLRVVPHEVELWQGRLDRLHDRLVYVPVEGEPPLEPGLATRIERWDLIRRSP